Proteins co-encoded in one Opitutus terrae PB90-1 genomic window:
- a CDS encoding GumC family protein yields the protein MEQETKPPAPSTDGNHPNAGYPGYSAPGYGYGYGEESPVHRTLQDYLLILRERIWYIIVVFLVVFSSALVYTLSRPKIYQSSASVQVFRRDPTIMQVQAVMDNEIRSAEDLNTQVKILESATIVQKVAARLSGKELADFLAPYKSEADETEPLTADVVLMRNRKIIPQRLTLIIVVQYQHTDPQLAAKIANMFVDEYINYNARVRIDESMKAVEDLKVRVEQQRKKVDELAMNLQAYRAKSNLVSLDERKDIVTEKLKALNMLVTQTTSRLADADVRLKQVRERRATKGDLTELPFIAASQPLIAQLQQQLSAQKIAMAQLRDRYREKHPRMIEATNLVNQTQRELDKAIRTAEAAIESEYQTALRNDQEARAQLSAQEAESLMIDRYGVEYDNMARELRINEQILQTILARTRETSMTSTIETQNARIVDHALPALRPSSPKVALNLALGLVGGLGLGLAFAFFVAYIDDRVKSSFDIEGVVGLPLVGIIPQIKRMEQPEKAQIVVNNADRQVSEAFLTLHSSLRLKDDTKNAKCLLTTSTIPGEGKSFITTNLALTFAAHGERVAIVDCDLRKPNIHKSFRVENLRGVIDVCNGTATIDEVVQRNLQPNLDVIAAGGRAKNPTQVLNSKNFELMVSDLRKRYDRVFFDTPPLAAVSDALIVLPLVDGSIFTIFFNKVRRKAAQFCAKKLLDANVPCVGAVLNGLNLTVSGYYYAQYYDKSYKDYYVVMAKDEEAEVR from the coding sequence CGGCTACGGCTATGGCTACGGGGAGGAGTCGCCGGTCCACCGGACCCTACAGGACTACCTGCTGATCCTGCGCGAACGCATCTGGTATATCATCGTCGTCTTCCTCGTCGTTTTCTCGTCGGCGCTGGTTTACACGCTCAGTCGGCCGAAGATCTATCAGTCGAGCGCCAGCGTGCAGGTCTTCCGGCGGGATCCGACGATCATGCAGGTCCAGGCGGTGATGGATAACGAAATCCGCTCCGCGGAGGATCTGAACACGCAGGTCAAGATCCTGGAGAGCGCGACCATCGTCCAGAAGGTGGCGGCGCGCCTGTCCGGCAAGGAACTGGCAGACTTCCTCGCGCCATATAAATCCGAGGCGGACGAGACCGAGCCGCTCACCGCGGACGTCGTGCTGATGCGGAACCGCAAGATCATCCCGCAACGGCTGACGTTGATCATCGTGGTGCAGTATCAGCACACGGACCCGCAGCTCGCGGCGAAGATCGCCAACATGTTCGTCGACGAGTATATCAACTACAACGCCCGCGTGCGCATCGACGAATCGATGAAGGCCGTCGAGGACCTCAAGGTGCGGGTGGAGCAACAGCGCAAGAAGGTCGACGAGCTCGCGATGAACCTGCAGGCTTACCGCGCCAAAAGTAATCTCGTCTCGCTCGATGAGCGGAAGGACATCGTCACCGAGAAGCTGAAGGCGCTGAACATGCTGGTCACGCAGACCACCTCGCGCCTCGCCGATGCGGACGTGCGGCTCAAGCAGGTGCGCGAACGCCGCGCGACGAAGGGCGACCTCACCGAGCTGCCCTTCATCGCCGCGAGCCAGCCGTTGATCGCGCAACTGCAGCAGCAATTGTCGGCGCAGAAAATCGCCATGGCGCAGTTGCGCGATCGCTACCGCGAAAAACACCCGCGCATGATCGAGGCGACGAATCTGGTGAACCAGACCCAGCGCGAGCTCGACAAGGCGATCCGCACCGCCGAGGCCGCGATCGAATCCGAATACCAGACGGCCCTGCGCAACGACCAGGAGGCGCGCGCGCAGCTTTCCGCGCAGGAGGCCGAGTCGCTCATGATCGATCGCTACGGCGTCGAGTACGACAACATGGCCCGCGAATTGCGGATCAACGAGCAGATCCTGCAGACCATCCTGGCGCGCACCCGCGAAACCTCGATGACGAGCACGATCGAGACCCAGAATGCTCGCATCGTCGATCACGCGCTGCCGGCGTTGCGGCCGTCGTCCCCGAAGGTCGCGCTGAACCTCGCGCTCGGGCTGGTCGGCGGGCTTGGCCTCGGCCTCGCGTTCGCGTTCTTCGTCGCCTACATCGATGACCGGGTAAAGAGCTCGTTCGATATTGAGGGCGTGGTCGGGCTGCCGCTGGTCGGAATCATTCCCCAGATCAAGCGCATGGAGCAGCCGGAGAAGGCCCAGATCGTGGTCAACAACGCCGACCGGCAGGTGTCCGAGGCCTTCCTCACGTTGCATTCCAGCCTGCGGTTGAAGGACGACACCAAGAACGCGAAGTGCCTGCTGACCACCAGCACGATCCCGGGCGAGGGAAAATCCTTCATCACCACCAATCTCGCGCTGACCTTTGCCGCGCACGGCGAGCGCGTGGCGATCGTCGACTGCGATCTGCGCAAGCCGAACATCCACAAATCATTTCGGGTGGAGAATCTGCGCGGCGTGATCGACGTCTGCAACGGCACCGCGACGATCGACGAGGTCGTCCAGCGCAACCTCCAGCCGAATCTCGATGTCATCGCCGCCGGCGGCCGGGCCAAGAATCCGACGCAGGTGCTCAACAGCAAGAATTTCGAGCTGATGGTCTCCGATCTTCGCAAGCGCTACGACCGGGTGTTTTTCGACACCCCGCCGCTCGCGGCCGTGAGCGACGCGCTGATCGTGCTGCCGCTCGTCGACGGCTCGATCTTCACCATCTTCTTCAACAAGGTCCGGCGAAAAGCGGCGCAGTTCTGCGCCAAGAAGCTCCTCGATGCGAACGTACCCTGCGTCGGTGCCGTACTCAACGGGCTCAACCTGACCGTTTCCGGCTACTACTACGCGCAGTATTACGACAAATCCTACAAGGACTACTACGTCGTGATGGCGAAGGACGAGGAAGCCGAGGTGCGCTGA
- a CDS encoding L-threonylcarbamoyladenylate synthase — protein sequence MTRPATARLYRGTPRNLARLARMLRDGELVAVPTETVYGLAANALDARACRKIFRAKGRPANDPLIVHIHDRAQLDLLAETNSAAERLARAFWPGPLTMVLPRRSIVPAVVSSGLPSVAVRMPAHPLFRQLLRRAGMPVAAPSANPFGYISPTSAAHVRAGLGRRIPAILDGGECPIGVESTIVDLRDPRHPQLLRPGAVSRRELESVLGVRVRMPTRRTAPHAPISPGLLSRHYSPRTPSQLHERFSAREVGDSRVDEAWIFVARPAGVSGENIFWLSERGSLREAARRLFHTLRLVDAQRFKRLHFERARGGGLADAINDRLARAAGRG from the coding sequence ATGACCCGTCCCGCCACTGCCCGCCTCTACCGCGGTACCCCGCGCAACCTGGCGCGGCTCGCGCGGATGCTGCGCGACGGCGAGCTGGTGGCGGTGCCGACTGAAACGGTTTACGGGCTCGCCGCCAACGCGCTGGATGCCCGCGCCTGCCGGAAGATTTTCCGGGCGAAGGGTCGCCCCGCGAACGATCCGTTGATCGTCCACATCCACGACCGGGCCCAGCTCGATCTGCTCGCCGAAACCAACTCCGCAGCCGAGCGGCTGGCGCGGGCGTTCTGGCCCGGGCCGTTGACGATGGTATTGCCCCGGCGTTCGATCGTGCCGGCTGTGGTTTCTTCCGGATTGCCCAGCGTCGCGGTCCGGATGCCGGCGCATCCTCTCTTCCGGCAGCTGCTGCGCCGCGCCGGCATGCCGGTCGCCGCCCCGAGCGCGAATCCGTTCGGCTACATCAGCCCGACCTCGGCCGCCCACGTACGAGCCGGGCTTGGCCGGCGGATTCCGGCCATTCTGGACGGTGGCGAGTGTCCGATCGGCGTTGAGTCCACCATCGTTGATCTCCGCGATCCGCGACATCCGCAGCTGCTCCGACCAGGGGCGGTCAGCCGCCGCGAGCTGGAAAGCGTGCTAGGGGTGCGGGTGCGGATGCCCACGCGCCGCACTGCGCCGCATGCGCCCATTTCGCCCGGCTTGCTTTCCCGCCACTACAGCCCCCGCACGCCGTCGCAGCTGCACGAACGGTTCTCGGCGCGCGAGGTCGGAGATTCCCGCGTGGACGAAGCCTGGATCTTCGTCGCCCGTCCGGCGGGAGTGAGCGGGGAGAATATTTTCTGGCTGAGCGAACGTGGCTCGCTCCGGGAAGCGGCGCGCCGACTTTTCCACACGCTGCGGCTGGTCGACGCGCAGCGGTTCAAGCGGCTGCATTTCGAACGCGCCCGCGGCGGCGGCCTGGCCGACGCCATCAACGACCGGCTCGCGCGCGCTGCCGGACGCGGCTGA
- the rpsR gene encoding 30S ribosomal protein S18, producing the protein MSTNEQPQHSLTPAEIPFTAPKETVRGYITDTGKILPRKYTHLSAKHQRAVTKTIKHARNMLLAQ; encoded by the coding sequence ATGAGCACCAACGAACAACCGCAGCACAGCCTCACCCCCGCCGAGATCCCGTTCACGGCGCCGAAAGAAACTGTCCGCGGCTACATCACCGACACCGGCAAGATCCTGCCGCGCAAATACACCCACCTTTCGGCCAAGCACCAGCGCGCGGTAACCAAGACGATCAAGCACGCCCGGAACATGCTCCTAGCGCAGTAA
- a CDS encoding GIY-YIG nuclease family protein, translating into MHWVYMLQDEAGRCYIGETADLAKRLAQHRCGGTQTTRRMKGELRLIATRVLADAHEVRVLERTLKSWKNPAKARQYLAGSTSG; encoded by the coding sequence ATGCACTGGGTCTACATGCTGCAGGACGAAGCGGGGCGCTGTTACATCGGCGAAACGGCAGATTTGGCCAAACGCCTGGCGCAGCATCGTTGCGGTGGGACGCAGACGACGCGCCGGATGAAGGGCGAACTGCGGCTGATCGCGACCCGCGTGTTGGCGGACGCCCATGAGGTACGTGTCCTTGAGCGAACGCTCAAATCCTGGAAGAACCCGGCCAAGGCTCGGCAATATCTCGCGGGCTCGACTTCAGGATAG
- a CDS encoding GIY-YIG nuclease family protein: MHWVYMLQDEAGRCYIGETADLAKRLAQHRCGGTQTTRRMKGELRLIATRTLADAHEARVLERTLKSWKNPAKARQYLAGSTSG; this comes from the coding sequence ATGCACTGGGTCTACATGCTGCAGGACGAAGCGGGGCGCTGTTACATCGGCGAAACGGCAGATTTGGCCAAACGCCTGGCGCAGCATCGTTGCGGTGGGACGCAGACGACGCGCCGGATGAAGGGCGAACTTCGGCTGATCGCGACCCGCACGTTGGCGGACGCCCATGAGGCACGTGTCCTTGAACGAACGCTCAAATCCTGGAAGAACCCGGCCAAGGCTCGGCAATATCTCGCGGGCTCGACTTCAGGATAG
- the gspG gene encoding type II secretion system major pseudopilin GspG, translated as MLRSRLLLRRRPSLRRGFTLLEIMIALAILGLLVGLAVTNLDTIFGGAQVKTAELFVRQSIKLPLTSYRIHMGDYPSTAEGLQALITPPTNRADQWRGPYLEPATLPLDPWGDAYIYRYPGTHNKTSYDIVSKGPDRTEGTQDDIGNWTGEK; from the coding sequence ATGTTGCGTTCCCGCCTTCTTCTCCGCCGTCGGCCTTCGCTGCGCCGGGGCTTTACGCTCCTCGAAATCATGATCGCGCTGGCGATCCTTGGACTCCTCGTCGGACTGGCCGTCACCAATCTGGACACGATTTTTGGCGGCGCGCAGGTGAAGACCGCCGAGCTCTTCGTGCGCCAATCGATCAAGCTGCCGCTGACCAGTTACCGGATTCACATGGGCGATTATCCTTCGACGGCGGAAGGGTTGCAGGCGTTGATCACCCCGCCGACCAATCGCGCCGACCAGTGGCGTGGCCCGTACCTGGAGCCGGCGACGCTGCCGCTCGATCCGTGGGGAGACGCTTACATCTATCGCTATCCGGGCACCCACAACAAAACGAGCTATGACATCGTCTCGAAGGGGCCGGACCGCACCGAGGGCACGCAGGACGACATCGGCAACTGGACCGGGGAGAAGTAA